The following proteins come from a genomic window of Panicum hallii strain FIL2 chromosome 8, PHallii_v3.1, whole genome shotgun sequence:
- the LOC112902754 gene encoding disease resistance protein RPM1-like isoform X2 gives MATLPTRRAISSELHTLKAGVIDLTEQRRRHKIDVTLPAKAKHGDVVDPRLSALNQDIDRLVGLARPMEEVTKMVTESGDKSELKTVSIVGMAGSGKTTLAYAVYMRLREENCFQCHAFVSVGQNLEVKKTLMDMLSMLADGPRVRLDVDIKKVHLIGRLREILEKKRYLIVVDDLWTEECWQIIKCCFPENSLGSRIITTTRKAAMAAECSSSSSDCIYNIGLLSEVDSKKLAFDSWERLNGSNWFSLSHPGGEVMKRIFNLSYNDLPPHLSTCLLHLSIFPQNYEVEIDRLVRRWIAELYIVGARDRDVVNS, from the exons ATGGCAACACTCCCCACCCGCCGCGCCATCTCCAGCGAGCTTCACACTCTCAAGGCGGGTGTCATTGACCTAAcagagcagcggcggcgccacAAGATCGACGTGACCCTCCCCGCCAAGGCCAAGCATGGGGACGTCGTTGATCCCCGCCTTTCCGCGCTCAACCAGGATATTGACAGACTTGTCGGCCTGGCCAGGCCAATGGAAGAGGTGACCAAGATGGTTACCGAATCTGGGGACAAGTCTGAGCTCAAGACCGTCTCCATTGTTGGCATGGCCGGTTCCGGGAAGACGACACTCGCCTATGCAGTGTACATGCGGCTTAGAGAGGAGAACTGCTTCCAGTGTCACGCATTCGTCTCTGTGGGACAGAATTTAGAGGTCAAGAAGACTCTCATGGACATGCTCTCGATGCTCGCCGATGGGCCCCGGGTACGTCTAGATGTCGACATTAAGAAAGTGCATCTCATTGGGAGGCTGAGAGAAATACTGGAGAAGAAAAG ATACCTTATTGTGGTTGATGATTTATGGACGGAGGAATGTTGGCAAATCATAAAGTGTTGTTTTCCAGAGAACTCTCTTGGCAGTAGAATAATCACCACAACAAGGAAAGCTGCAATGGCAGCGGAATGTTCTTCCAGTTCAAGCGATTGCATTTACAACATTGGGCTTCTTAGTGAAGTGGACTCTAAAAAGTTAGCCTTCG ATTCATGGGAGCGGCTTAATGGATCGAACTGGTTCTCGTTGTCACATCCCGGTGGAGAAGTGATGAAGCGGATATTCAATCTTAGCTATAACGATCTACCCCCACATCTCAGTACTTGTCTGCTGCATCTAAGCATATTTCCTCAGAACTACGAGGTTGAAATAGACCGTCTAGTGAGGCGATGGATTGCTGAATTGTACATCGTTGGAGCACGTGACAGAGATGTGGTCAATAGCTAG
- the LOC112902754 gene encoding putative disease resistance RPP13-like protein 3 isoform X1: MATLPTRRAISSELHTLKAGVIDLTEQRRRHKIDVTLPAKAKHGDVVDPRLSALNQDIDRLVGLARPMEEVTKMVTESGDKSELKTVSIVGMAGSGKTTLAYAVYMRLREENCFQCHAFVSVGQNLEVKKTLMDMLSMLADGPRVRLDVDIKKVHLIGRLREILEKKRYLIVVDDLWTEECWQIIKCCFPENSLGSRIITTTRKAAMAAECSSSSSDCIYNIGLLSEVDSKKLAFGNENYDHYPPYLKDVFPEIIRKCGGLPLALVAVAAVLKDCQFSTDSWERLNGSNWFSLSHPGGEVMKRIFNLSYNDLPPHLSTCLLHLSIFPQNYEVEIDRLVRRWIAELYIVGARDRDVVNS; this comes from the exons ATGGCAACACTCCCCACCCGCCGCGCCATCTCCAGCGAGCTTCACACTCTCAAGGCGGGTGTCATTGACCTAAcagagcagcggcggcgccacAAGATCGACGTGACCCTCCCCGCCAAGGCCAAGCATGGGGACGTCGTTGATCCCCGCCTTTCCGCGCTCAACCAGGATATTGACAGACTTGTCGGCCTGGCCAGGCCAATGGAAGAGGTGACCAAGATGGTTACCGAATCTGGGGACAAGTCTGAGCTCAAGACCGTCTCCATTGTTGGCATGGCCGGTTCCGGGAAGACGACACTCGCCTATGCAGTGTACATGCGGCTTAGAGAGGAGAACTGCTTCCAGTGTCACGCATTCGTCTCTGTGGGACAGAATTTAGAGGTCAAGAAGACTCTCATGGACATGCTCTCGATGCTCGCCGATGGGCCCCGGGTACGTCTAGATGTCGACATTAAGAAAGTGCATCTCATTGGGAGGCTGAGAGAAATACTGGAGAAGAAAAG ATACCTTATTGTGGTTGATGATTTATGGACGGAGGAATGTTGGCAAATCATAAAGTGTTGTTTTCCAGAGAACTCTCTTGGCAGTAGAATAATCACCACAACAAGGAAAGCTGCAATGGCAGCGGAATGTTCTTCCAGTTCAAGCGATTGCATTTACAACATTGGGCTTCTTAGTGAAGTGGACTCTAAAAAGTTAGCCTTCGGTAATGAGAATTATGATCATTATCCTCCATATTTGAAGGACGTTTTTCCCGAAATTATAAGAAAATGTGGTGGCCTGCCTCTTGCTTTAGTTGCTGTAGCTGCAGTGTTAAAAGATTGCCAGTTTTCAACAGATTCATGGGAGCGGCTTAATGGATCGAACTGGTTCTCGTTGTCACATCCCGGTGGAGAAGTGATGAAGCGGATATTCAATCTTAGCTATAACGATCTACCCCCACATCTCAGTACTTGTCTGCTGCATCTAAGCATATTTCCTCAGAACTACGAGGTTGAAATAGACCGTCTAGTGAGGCGATGGATTGCTGAATTGTACATCGTTGGAGCACGTGACAGAGATGTGGTCAATAGCTAG